DNA sequence from the Polyodon spathula isolate WHYD16114869_AA chromosome 19, ASM1765450v1, whole genome shotgun sequence genome:
TTCACTGTTATTGTAACATATATAATCATATAAGTAGCACCTACTGGAAGCTAAGTAAGTAGCTGTTTTGACATTAAGGTACAAGATACCAATGCCAATGGAAATCTTTTGAGTCAacatattttgtttgatttttttctctGATGACAATAAtcaataaaacactaaaaaaataacCTCTGAAGATAATACTATAGCTGTAGCGGTGCAGTGGTTTTAATTGGTTCTTCTGCTTCCGTTGTGTTCAGGTTGGAAGGGGTATCAGAAGACTTGAAGGGCCAGTTGGTATCAGTTCAAAACTCTCTGGTAAAGGAACAGGAATGGGCAGTCACAGCATGCCTTATGAAGACTGAGCAACTTTCACTGTCATTAAGGAACAAACGGTAAGGATGCCAGCCAGGAATGGCATTAAATCAGGTTGATCCCAACACTGGATAAAGACTACCTCTTACAGTTGGAATATAAGTCTGTTCATAATACAAAGCATTTCACTATTACAATTTACTAAGCAGGCATTTGTGTAAAGCACAAATTTAGCCACATCACTGAAAATTAAGAGAACAGCATAACGTATGCATTTAATGGAAGTCCGCACAccctgctgttttattattaatgcattttctgttttcttgtacCACCTGGTAACAATTGACAGATATATGCAGGTAATGAGACCTAACCAAAATGCATGAATTATACTGTTAATGTAAGTATATATGTACATGTTCATTATATCTGGAAGACTGGAACTAGCATGCTTTTGTTTGGTAGTTTGTTTGTTAGGAATGTTAGTGCTAACAACTGTATTGTTTGTGTTCCAGGATAAAAATGACAAGATTGTGGAAGAAAGGTGTGGTCAACTCTCCATGAAGCTTCATGAAGGTTGAGGAGGTACAGAAAATGAATTTAGGGTCCCATAGAGTGAAGCACGCAGAGGAAAAGGAAAACGACTGAATCAACAagatagagaaaaaaatatagaaaGAAATACAGGTCATGAGAGCAGAGACTAACgctggtaagaaaaaaaatagtatcaTAGTACAGTATGTTCATACATTAGAAACGCATTTAGTCATGTTATAGTTTAAACTCCTTCAAATAGTAAATGTATAGTTTTTACTTACAAACCCCTGATCAGCTAGATGAGAGAGAGGAATGGTTTATATGGGTATAtcgtatttatatttatataataatcaGGGATCAGTCCTCTTTCAGAGATAGGAACACAAAATATGGTCATGGTGCTGCACAGATGAAAAGTATTCAGTGCCATAATTGACCATCTTTCTATTCAATTATCTGTTGTTTGTTTAACTGTAATATGGTATGAACTATACTTTACTTTTTTTCCagcttattcaaaataaaaagaatCTTTGaagatttgtttacattttgaaagaatattcaagcATAAAAGAACCCCTGTTCTTACCACCAGTATCTTACATatggctgggcttaattgatcctcaatcaatcaattaagcCCCAGTGTAATTCTGCACAACGTtgtccctgccaaacttaaataaaaaaataacaaaaacacaatctaCATATCAGGGCTCTTTTTCAATATCTTTCACAACATGGTGGAAGCACCCACTTCCTTCCTAATTTCCAGTTTAGGCTCTCTTCAAACAGAGATATGGTACATAAATATCAGAGTTGTCTTTTTTGAAGCAATTGCAAAAGCAATGGCACTTTTTATGATCTGGCCGGagtcgggggggtgggggaagCATGCAACAAAACCCGAGCACAGATTCTGGGGCGTCCAGCCATGAGTCAATTTCTTTTCTTTAGTTCTGAGCCCACTTTAATGGGAAAAAGAAACCATACCAAGGTCTGCACTGTATAACAAGATTTCTATATAGTTGACCCGTAATATTAATGTATAGTTTATTATATATGCtataactactgcttggaacttaCTGTCTAAAAAACAATTCtcacaatgcacaaacagcatccccaaatcattgTCAGCCATGATACTAGAACAGAGATGGAAAAATTGAAAAACCTGTTCTGTTTCCGCATCGAACAAGCTGAACGTGTCCGAGTCTGTCCGCCTCACGAAATTCTgccttcattattttaattaatgacaTGCTTTCAGGTATATTCATTTAAGTGTGTTTATAGAATTATGTTTTCGCTTATGAGTTCTAATGCATTTCTACTGTGGGCTAAGCTGAGATGCAGACATACGCACCATGGCTCAGTAAACCATAGCAACAAATGTACTGTTGCAGCATATTTCTTGTTCTCTCTCAGTTCCTCTTTTAGTATTCATATAATTCACTGGTAATATTACACAGTTATGTGTTGTAAGGTACTCTTGTTCTAGCTGAGAGGAGTTAAAGATAGTTAACCCGACAGTATGGATGCTTTCTACATGATTATATTGTTTCACATTGGTGGTGCACAAGGTaagttactttttaattttttaacaaacattaaTATACTTTAATGCCATGAAATATACCAAACTCTGTAACACTCTAAACAATCTGTACTCACAGCATAATATCTAAAGTTGAATgatctgtttttaaacataacatttattcTATGCCAGTTTTGTGGgctggcaatatatatatactttcacaTAAAAACCAATAGGTTACAAACacaccccattttttttttttaaatcaaaatgaccATACTATATAAGTGCattacatggaaaactacaaagtggtgtgtaattcaatatgttaacataagatTAGTCAGCGGGTTtcctctatagggtgatgctaaatgtttggccatagctgtatgtgtgtgtatatatctatctcaTTTAACTGTTgtattgttctgtttatttatttgtatgacaTTCTACAAGGAAGCACACACTTATTGATCCTAAACAAAGAAAAGAGTGTTACTTTGACATGTCACCAGAAGAGCAGCCCTCTTTGGTATGTCGATTGTAACCTTGACTTTAAGTTGGATTCTGATGTTAAATGCCAAAAAgatgaaaaggtgaaatgtgACATCAACTCAAACACTATTACACTTGATGAACTAGAGTGGAACAGTGGAATTTATGCTTGTGGACCCAGTTCAAACCAGGAATCATCTTGCCAAAAGAATACATTATTAAATTCTTTGTTTACTGAATGTAACTGTCAGTCTTTGGATTTTTTCATCTTGGCAGTGAAAGATGAAGATGAGAGTAAGTagtttttaaattttcattttgtttgattgaCAGTAATCCTTTCCATAAACCCAGAGCTGCTCTGTGTGAAACCACATTATTtaacttcagcagaaacatttgaaTTGGAGAGGAAGCCTTacagtgctatataaaaaataaaaaataaaaaaatataaaaatttgttttatattgttttatctaAAAAGTAGCATTTCTTAATAACAAtttcttaaaaacatgttatcCTGCTGTAATGCAGAATTATTTCCATGCATTTCTATAGCATTTAGTGATATATTTTAGGTGTGATATTATTTAGGGGGTTAAACACTTGATACATTGGCTAACTTGATACTGACATTCTTGTGATGCTAGGCAATGTTGTAATCATGTGACCTTCAGTAGAGGTCTGGGGAGAGCTGCTGTTTTATATTGGGGTGTGTAAGAGAGGCTGGTTGTTTGCTATTCATCAAATGTATATGATTTCTTAGGATGAAGCTGCTTATAGTAGTGGAATTATTTCTCTATATATGTTTGAACTACAGTACCAGGGAGGGAGAAGAACCAAATGTTATGAAAAGTATAGCTGCTGAAAACGATGCTGCATTCGTGACTCACAGAGAATGCATGTTGTGCCGTCACAATATTAGTGTCTTGTGCCTTGCAACAAAGTGGATAGATGGTGGATACAGGAAATGATATATTACAGTGAATGGATATGAACATTACTTTTCTTTGTAActttaataatgtaatgtttgATTTTACCTCCAGAAGGGAAGACCATCATTCCAAAAGAAGAAGTATCAGCAGACTCATTAACTAAAATGCCTGGAAACAATGTTACACTACCATGCAAATTCAACATGACACAAAGTTTGTCTTATACAGTGTATTGGATCAAATCAGAGAATGGCAATAAATGTCTCCGTTCTTATTATGTAACTAGTGAACACATCTCAAACAACTCCCATTGCTGTATTGAGGGGAACTTTCCAGAGAGAATGATTTACAAAGTACCACCAAATCCATATTTGAATCCCTATGTACTTGACCTTATTATAACTAACGTTATAGACTCTGATCGGGGGCGGTATGTCTGTATAGTACGTGTGTTTGACTCCAACAAGATCACCTGGAGGGTTATAACCAACATCTCTATTGATATCTCTACCAGCAAAAGTCCAGTCAGTAAGtcaatgaaaatacaattaatcatgATTAAAGTTTATCgtgcatatataatatagtactaaagatgtatttatttatgtgttatttaTGAACTCTTCTGCATGTTTCAACTGTCCTGTCCAGTTAACCACAAAACTAGCAATATAACTGGAAAAGAGAAATATCTCAACATCGATAATTTTGTAAGTGGGCAAATAGGGTAATACTTTTCTTATCTCCAGTAATGTTCTATATTTAACGTGCATTACTTTTTTAGGCACCTCAAAACCACAAAATACCTCTCAACCAAAGAATCCATTGCTCCCTTTGTACATTATCGGTGCTGTTGTGCTGGCAGTTCTTGCAGGTGCTATTGCCCTTGCGATGAGAAAGAAGAAAGCAAACACAAAGGGTAAGTACAGGcctcaaaaaacaacaacatataaaaTGATCATAACAAGTGCATAGCTTTGTTGCATACTGTTGAGTTTGAGCTTCAAAACCTtttgatatgtttttgttttcaaaggttCTACATCTTTAAGGATGCAAAGGTAATGCATCTTTTTATTCATTGTATAttaatgcacatactgtatacattcaGTAAGATACCATAGTACCCCAACCATAATCTCTGATTTCTATCATTTACAGAGACCAACAAGCGGTTGAATTACAAGACACTGATTGTAAGTGTAACGTGTTCTTCATAAACACAAtgcgaataataataataataataataataataataataaataataacaataataataatagaataataataataataataataataaaaacttgtaTAGGTAGTTTATGATTGTTTTCCAGTAGCAGTCAGTAGGAATATTAGCTATCGGTGGTAACAACAGAGCACCACAAAGTTTTGAACATCTGCTATATTGAGATTTATAGATTAATTTATATATTCCTATATGGTGAGATCTGATATCATGAAAGTGTCGTGACTGAACAGCGCATTGGGGTGTATCCCTCtttcacatacatttttactgtacagACTAAGCGGAGAGAATACCACCTAGTCCTGTAGCACAGTACTGTAGCTGTGTTTAACACAATAATCCCTAATGCAGCCTCGTGGTTTACAGGTACATCATACCCTGCTGTGGGCAGAAATACTACTGAAGGCGCCAACACTCTAGAGCCTTACTCTGTGGTGAGACTGGCGCCGGGGTCCTGCAGCCAGGAGATGGGAGATGCGATGAAGCCAGAGCGGGCTGAGATCACCGCAGAGGCAGAGCCCTATTCGGTGGTCAGGTTGAACACCGAGTATGAAGGGATAGCTCTTTCGTCAAGCGAGGCCCCCAAACCAACTGAACAGCAGGGCAATGGCAATGCACCAGCTAACCACGAAACCCACATATACGACAAAATTGATGACAATCAAAAGATGTCTAAATGAGTAATGAGGGTACATAGAGTGCATTGCTAAACAAAGCTAGCACTTATAAAATGTTTGCCATAGTCGAATTgtagtaaaacacagtaaaaacattgTGAAAGCATGTAAGTAGGTAAGCAATAGCATACTacagcattgtaaagtacagatcATTGTATAGAATAATCGTGTGCAAAGCATGTTTACAATGTCCTGTGACGTTGCCTAAAGATGTTCTTTATGTTCAGACTGTTTTCAATTTCCCTTAATTTCAAATGTACCCCTGCCTAACCAGGGAGCCCATTAGGTAAATAGAAGTATGTTATATGATAGATTGAGTTTTAACAGACAGAAACTTTGCTTTTGATAGCTTTGCACTATAGGAAACATTTTAGTTGCAGAATTATGCTGTATATCGGACTATATTGCTTTGTAAGATGAACTTTCATTTGTGTATTGATTTTTAAGTGTAGTTTGTTTGTCCATACATTAATAAACAGCATTTTATGAGTCTGCTAAAAACGTCGTTGTTTTATGAAACCaacaaatattgactcaaatTTCATGGCAGGGGAGTAACAGATTTAGCTGCATCTTAAATTAATTGCCATAGCTAAACATTATAATGGATATATTACCGTCATAATTTTAATTGAATCCAGGACTGTGACAGAATTCCCAGGGAGAAAATATCCATAAAATCTAAAACAGTAATTATAGCACGGATGCAAACTCAGGTCTGTTTTGTCTGGGTATATTGATTTTCAtccagcacattaaaaaaaagcatattcgATCTACACTATTATCAGTGCTATacgggctttttttttttttttttttttttttttttttttttggtagagtAACATGTTTCAGTGGCCGTGTCAGAATACTGCATTCATTACACGGCACTGCACTTAATTTTTCTATTCcattgcacaaacacacactattcAGTACAGCATAAATGTTCCCTTTAAATTg
Encoded proteins:
- the LOC121294432 gene encoding uncharacterized protein LOC121294432 isoform X1; translated protein: MDAFYMIILFHIGGAQGSTHLLILNKEKSVTLTCHQKSSPLWYVDCNLDFKLDSDVKCQKDEKVKCDINSNTITLDELEWNSGIYACGPSSNQESSCQKNTLLNSLFTECNCQSLDFFILAVKDEDEKGKTIIPKEEVSADSLTKMPGNNVTLPCKFNMTQSLSYTVYWIKSENGNKCLRSYYVTSEHISNNSHCCIEGNFPERMIYKVPPNPYLNPYVLDLIITNVIDSDRGRYVCIVRVFDSNKITWRVITNISIDISTSKSPVSTSKPQNTSQPKNPLLPLYIIGAVVLAVLAGAIALAMRKKKANTKGSTSLRMQRDQQAVELQDTDCTSYPAVGRNTTEGANTLEPYSVVRLAPGSCSQEMGDAMKPERAEITAEAEPYSVVRLNTEYEGIALSSSEAPKPTEQQGNGNAPANHETHIYDKIDDNQKMSK
- the LOC121294432 gene encoding uncharacterized protein LOC121294432 isoform X2 — its product is MDAFYMIILFHIGGAQVKDEDEKGKTIIPKEEVSADSLTKMPGNNVTLPCKFNMTQSLSYTVYWIKSENGNKCLRSYYVTSEHISNNSHCCIEGNFPERMIYKVPPNPYLNPYVLDLIITNVIDSDRGRYVCIVRVFDSNKITWRVITNISIDISTSKSPVSTSKPQNTSQPKNPLLPLYIIGAVVLAVLAGAIALAMRKKKANTKGSTSLRMQRDQQAVELQDTDCTSYPAVGRNTTEGANTLEPYSVVRLAPGSCSQEMGDAMKPERAEITAEAEPYSVVRLNTEYEGIALSSSEAPKPTEQQGNGNAPANHETHIYDKIDDNQKMSK